A region of the Dyadobacter sp. CECT 9275 genome:
GGTCCCAGTTTCATTACATCAAATGCCTCTGGATGAAGTCCAACAGGGCTATGGGCAGTCATAGCGAAGCGGTGCCAGAAACCCGACTGGACCGCTCCCTGTTCGAAGAGCTGGCGCACCATTTCCAGCGAATCTATGGTTTCCTGAGCGGTTTGCGTAGGAAAACCATACATCAGATACGCATGTACCATTATACCCGCCTTTGTAAAGGCATCTGCAACACGTGCCACCTGGGCAACAGTGACTCCCTTTTTCATACGCTCCAGCAAACGGTCTGAGGCTACCTCAAGCCCGCCGGAGATAGCAATACAACCGGACGCTTTCAGCAACAAGCAAATATCAGTAGTGAAGTTTTTTTCGAACCTGATATTCGTCCACCAGACTAACGTAAGCTTCCTTCTGATGATTTCAAGCGCAAGATCCCTCAGCAGTGCAGGTGGTGCGGCTTCGTCCACAAAATGAAAACCGTTCTGCTGGGTTTGCTCAATAATTTCCTCAATCCTGTCGCATAGTAACGCTGCGGTCATCGGTTCGTAACGCTTGATATAGTCCAGTGATATATCACAAAATGAGCACTTTCCCCAATAGCAGCCATGTGCCAGCGTAAGCTTGTTCCAACGGCCGTCGCTCCATAACCGGTGCATAGGGTTCACGATCTCGATAACCGAAAGGTAATCATTGAGTGGCAGGTCGCTGTAATCCGGTGTGCCGGTGTCGCGCTGGGGAACATCTCTTTCTATGGCACCGTTGAAATAAATCACTTCGCCATTTACTAAAGTATATACCCGCTTAAGTCTCTCAAGATCCCGTTCTCCATCCAGGTATTCCAGCAAAGTGAGCAACGGTGCCTCTCCATCATCCAGACAAACGAAATCGATGTAATTAAAAACGCGGGGTTCTTTCAGAGCGCGCAGCTCGGTATTGGCAAAGCCGCCACCCATCACCACTCTTACCTCCGGATATTTCTTCTTGAGGTACTGCCCGCATTTAAATCCACCATACAGGTTTCCCGGAAAAGGCACCGAAATACATACGATATCCGGCTGGTACTTTGCGATTTTTGTCTGAAGCACACTGACCAGCATTTCAGACAGCAGGGTATCCGGCTTTTCAAGTGCTTCTTCCATTTCGTCGAAATGCGTAGCGGAGCGTCCAAGTCTCTCGGCGTAACGGCTGAATCCAAAGTGCGGATCAATCGCTTCCTGAATAAGATCCCCGAGGTCTTCCAGATACAGCGTTGCCAGATGCCTGGCTTTGTCATGAATGCCCATCGTCCCGAACGCCCAGTCCATATCTTCCAGCATCCTGAACCGGCCCGCCTCCGGAAGATAACTCCGGTCACAGATACTATGCGCAAGAGTCGGATTCCTGTTTTTCAAAAACCTGATCACCGGATCAATTGTGGTGATATATTCCTCCCGAAGCGCATAAACCCTGAAACTGTTTTCGGTGAGTTCGGCGTCCGAATTTTCCAGCAGGGTAAACATCTGCTTTAAACCCTTTGAAGAAAATAATTCCAGAATGACATCAATCCCCAGATCCGCCTGATAAGACTCCCTGCCCAGCGTATTCAGGAAGCCCTTGAGATAGGCCGTAGCGGGATACGGGGTATTGAGCTGTGTAAACGGTGGTGTGACGAGCAGGATTTTCTTTTTCAAGAGATAGTTGATTTTCTTCAGCACAAAGGTACAGGTTTTAAAAAATTAATAGATGGGATAGCCCCTAACCCTCGAAATCAGATTATATTTGAACAGCTCTTACCGATCACCCATCCAATTATGAAACTGCTGCTTTCGCTCTGCTTGTACGTTTTCCTATCCGGACCATTGTCTGCACAAATATCACAAAAAGAGATTATTTATGGGCATAAGGATGGTATGGCACTCACCTGCCAGGTTTTAACACCTGAAAAAAGTAACTACAGGGGGATCATTTTTGTGGTCAGCGCTGGCTGGCAATCATTGTATGGTGCCATTCCAACCTATGTGAAATTATCGGACCCCTTTCTGAAAAAAGGGTATACGGTATTTCTGGTGCAACATGGCTCCGCTCCGCAATATACCGTTGCCGACGCCTTGGCTGATCTGCGAACGGCAGTCAGGTTTATACGATTCCGTGCATCTGATTACAATATCCACCCCGACAAAATCGGAATAACCGGAAGTTCCGCAGGCGGGCATCTGGCCCTGTGCATAGCCATGGATCATGGCTCATCCTCCACGCAGGCCCATGAGCCTTTATCCCAAGTTTCCGCAAAAGTACAGGCCGTTGCTTGTCTTTATCCTCTTACTGATTTTATAAACTTTGGTAAAATGGATTTTAACCCTTTTCTGGATAAAAAATACCTTATCCAGACCAACAGGGCAGCGGCCTTCGACTTTAAGGAATGGAGTGAAACGGAAAAGAAACCGGTTTCTATTTTGAGCAGGCCGGTTATTGAAAAGATATTAAGAGACTTGTCGCCAGCCCTTCATGTATCACCTTCGGCTCCGCCTACGCTGATCATCCATGGTGATGCCGATACCAGCATACCATTGCAGCAATCCAGGCAGATGATAGAACGGCTGAAACTCGCCGGTGTACCCAGTGAACTGGTGATCAAAAAAGGAGCCGGACATGGGTGGGATGATGAGGAGCCAGAGATGACCGCTTTTGCAGACTGGTTTGATAAGTATTTGAAATAAGAAAGGGCAGGATTGCCAAAACCATAGCTAAGCCCTATACCTTTTCCAAAATGAAACAGCATTAAGGCTCTTTCCTGGAAATAATTACTGACTCCAGTACATATTTTCTTTCCATCGATTCCCCGTCGTCAAACCTGAAGTTGACGCTTGGCTTAGCCGGATTGGCATAATGAAGTATGTTTTCCAATATTACCCTGTGATCCTTTACGGTTATGTTCCCGCCTTCTTTAAGAATACTCAGGTTAAAAGTTCCACTGTTCATATTGAGCGTCAGTATAACGGTATGAGAAACACCAGGAGGTACATTTCCGATGAGCTCACTCTCGCTTGTTGCAAAATCCCTTACCAGACGTACGTCTCCGTTGTCACCGATATACATACGCGCAATGGTGCCTGCAGAGCCATCGGCATAATCAATGGCTAGTTCTCCCCCCATTCCCGAATGGACAGCCGTATAGGTAAACCAAAGTGTTTCTGCAAAATTGGTAGATATTCCCCGGAAAGACAGCCACTGGTTGTGGGCAGTAAGCCCGGAAGCAGGTGACATGTTAAACTGAAGTGCCTTACTTCCAGAAGCCGGAGCTACAATCCGAAGGCGCGGCTCCAGTTCTGGAAAATAAGAGATCATATCCCCATCCGGTGTACCGGGAATGTCCTTGGCCGGTAAGCTGCCGATTACTTCACTTTCAAAATTGGAAGTCAGAATCGCATTGGTTTTACAGGAAAAAAATAACAAGACTATTCCGATTACCATCAGGCTTATTTCAACTTTTTTCATGGCAAATTTCTGGTTGATTATTTCAACCAAAAGTATAACGGCCAAAGGAAATTTTTAAGCGTAGACCTACCTGATTTTCAGACCGGGGAAATTTACGTATTGCCCAGAATTTTACCTGGTACAGTAGGGCGAATTTAAATCAAACACATTATTCGCCCAGACTTTCCCAATCTGTTGTTTCATGAAGAAAAACATTGTAATCCACAAAGCCATGGATACCGTCTGCCCAGCCCTTCTCACTATGCTGCCAGAAGAGTACGTGGGCATCGCTTGCGAGATCGTTCAGATGGGTGCGGGAATACCCGGCCAGCCACAGGGGATATTCATCAAAATTGCCTGCAATGTATTTTTTATAGTAATGCTCATTGACATAAATGATAGGTTTTACACCATAATGCCGTTCTATGAGGCTTAGCCAGTTGCGAACTCCCTTGATGATGATATCATCCGGTTTCCCGGCGCTTACTTCCAGGTCCAGCACGGGCGGCAAATCTCCTGGCTGCATGTCCACCTGAGCTATAAAATTAGCCACCTGCCTGTCGGACATGACCCTGGGATTATAAAAATGATAGGCTCCCCTTCGCATTCCTACCCGTTTTGCTTCGGCCCAGTTACGTTTGAACTGTCGATCGAGGTGTGTGGCACCTTCCGTTGCTTTGATGTACACAAAGTCGATCCCCGCCTTTTCCGAACGCGCATTTTTCAGTTTATCCCAATTGATCCTTGCATTGTGATGAGACACATCGATACCATGCACTGCATACCTGAGAGGCAGTTTGATCCCGAATTTGCTGACAAACTCCCACTGGTTCTCATCTGTTGCATCACGATACCAGATAATCGCACCGATCAGGACGACAATTCCGGCAATGATGGCCCAACCCTTGGCAGGAAGAGGTTTTAAATATTTACTTTTTGCAGT
Encoded here:
- a CDS encoding B12-binding domain-containing radical SAM protein; amino-acid sequence: MKKKILLVTPPFTQLNTPYPATAYLKGFLNTLGRESYQADLGIDVILELFSSKGLKQMFTLLENSDAELTENSFRVYALREEYITTIDPVIRFLKNRNPTLAHSICDRSYLPEAGRFRMLEDMDWAFGTMGIHDKARHLATLYLEDLGDLIQEAIDPHFGFSRYAERLGRSATHFDEMEEALEKPDTLLSEMLVSVLQTKIAKYQPDIVCISVPFPGNLYGGFKCGQYLKKKYPEVRVVMGGGFANTELRALKEPRVFNYIDFVCLDDGEAPLLTLLEYLDGERDLERLKRVYTLVNGEVIYFNGAIERDVPQRDTGTPDYSDLPLNDYLSVIEIVNPMHRLWSDGRWNKLTLAHGCYWGKCSFCDISLDYIKRYEPMTAALLCDRIEEIIEQTQQNGFHFVDEAAPPALLRDLALEIIRRKLTLVWWTNIRFEKNFTTDICLLLKASGCIAISGGLEVASDRLLERMKKGVTVAQVARVADAFTKAGIMVHAYLMYGFPTQTAQETIDSLEMVRQLFEQGAVQSGFWHRFAMTAHSPVGLHPEAFDVMKLGPGPGAFANNDLEHEDPLGADHDLFAEGLRKSLFNYMHGVCLDFPLARWFDFKVPRTTVPKRYIERSIADKSEETLRPNAFVIWLGSLPELSLFEEASGSITQQVAELVFFDKKKEWAVETTPERGAWLVEVMPRLVIGYHQPMSLEELRADYQNQNLGDFDPLLHSDTWQELKSGGLLLL
- a CDS encoding glycoside hydrolase family 25 protein, producing MARKRTGTSKTAKSKYLKPLPAKGWAIIAGIVVLIGAIIWYRDATDENQWEFVSKFGIKLPLRYAVHGIDVSHHNARINWDKLKNARSEKAGIDFVYIKATEGATHLDRQFKRNWAEAKRVGMRRGAYHFYNPRVMSDRQVANFIAQVDMQPGDLPPVLDLEVSAGKPDDIIIKGVRNWLSLIERHYGVKPIIYVNEHYYKKYIAGNFDEYPLWLAGYSRTHLNDLASDAHVLFWQHSEKGWADGIHGFVDYNVFLHETTDWESLGE
- a CDS encoding alpha/beta hydrolase, whose protein sequence is MKLLLSLCLYVFLSGPLSAQISQKEIIYGHKDGMALTCQVLTPEKSNYRGIIFVVSAGWQSLYGAIPTYVKLSDPFLKKGYTVFLVQHGSAPQYTVADALADLRTAVRFIRFRASDYNIHPDKIGITGSSAGGHLALCIAMDHGSSSTQAHEPLSQVSAKVQAVACLYPLTDFINFGKMDFNPFLDKKYLIQTNRAAAFDFKEWSETEKKPVSILSRPVIEKILRDLSPALHVSPSAPPTLIIHGDADTSIPLQQSRQMIERLKLAGVPSELVIKKGAGHGWDDEEPEMTAFADWFDKYLK